DNA sequence from the Crocosphaera sp. UHCC 0190 genome:
AAGCTAAGAGATAGTCATCAGATGCAATTATGTCTCCAAGCAATTAAACAAGATCCGGCTTCAGCTAAAATGCTTGAAGAAAAGTATATTGGGCCAACTTATGACATTGAAAATATGTTAAAAATGCCTAAAGGTTCTTTAGGATGGACTTATGGGAAGGTAATGAGTACATTAGGCCATGATCCTCAATTTTATCGCCTACGTCCCAGTTTAGAAGAAGACATTGACTATATTGCTTCTCGTATTCGCAAAACCCATGATATTCATCATATGATTACAGGTTTTAGTTTAGATAATTTAGGGGAATTAGGTGTCATTTCTGTAACGGTTGCTCAAACTCGTTATCCCACATTTTTATTATTGGATCTCTTGGGATTATTGATGACATTTTTTACCAGTGATAAACTGTATAGTGAGGAGCTTGAACTTACTGAAAAAGGAAAAACTCTCGCTTATAAATTTGAGCTACTTTCAGCTGGCATTAAAATGGGACAGGAAGCTAAACCCTTATTTCCCGTTAAGTGGGAAGAAGGTTTTGAACGTCCTTTAGATGAATGGCGAGAAGAACTAAATATTAAACCATTTGTTGATGGCCCCTTTAGTTGGTATAGCCATCCCCAACTCAAAGCAGCCATATCTTAACCTCAGTCATTACTGCTAAACAAACATCAATTAACTTCAATTTGTTTGCGCCACTGGGTAATGGCTTGTAAGGGGTCATCAATAATTACATATTGTGCCAGTAAACTTAGATCGAGATTAGGTAATAATTGACTTTGAGATGTTTGCTGGTAACTATCATCTTGTAGGCAGTAAATCCTAAACTGTCGATCTTGCCAAAACCATACTTCTAGGACACCCAAACGCCGATAAATTTCTAGAGTATCAATGCCACCGCTTGTATAAACAACTTCAATCGCCAAATCAGGAATGTCTTTGTCTGTAGCGATACAATAACATTCATCTGGTTCTTTCCCCGCTTGTTTGTCTTCACGCTTAAGAGTCGTCGAACCCAACCCCCAAAAACGAATGCGTTTTTCTTCTAAATAAGCTTCTAACAATCTAGCGATCGCTTTTTTATCTAACTCGTGACTGCGACTGGGAGACATAATTTCTAAGGTTTTTGACAGATAAGCGACACGATAACTGGAATGATTACCTAAAGATGTTAGAAATGACTCGTAGACTTGCCAAGTTACCCCAGAGGTGATGAATTTTTCTTCGCTATCGTCTTTTTCTAGTTGAAGGGGGAAAGAATCATTTAGTAATACAGAAGTCATATTTATAGATCGCTTTGGGATTACTCAAATTATAGTTTTTCGACTAGGGAACCGTGGTTTTTGAGGCTAAACGCCGACAGTGATTCAGGAAATTATGAGACGAGATATGTCAAATTGTAAATTTTTTGCTAATAATAGTCTAGGGACGGCTAAACACAAGCACCTCCTAACCTCCCAGACTTGATCAGGGATTGGAGCGAGATTGTGCTAGTTTAAGAAATGTTAATGATCTGCCAACTAAGTCCCTAGTTAGTCTCAAGCTCTAACATCTTTCGCAAAAAAAGCCTACTCAGTCAAACTTCAAGGCTTTCTCTAGAAAGAAAATGGGACGAGATGACCTAAACTAGATAACAATAACGTTAAGAAATCTTGCCATCGATTTCAGTTAAGCAAGAGGATTGGATTCTATGACTATTGCAGTCGGACGCGCCCCAGAGCGGGGATGGTTTGATGTCCTCGATGACTGGTTAAAGCGCGATCGCTTCGTATTCGTAGGTTGGTCTGGGTTACTATTGTTTCCCTGTGCTTACCTAGCTTTAGGAGGTTGGTTAACCGGAACCACCTTTGTCAC
Encoded proteins:
- a CDS encoding Coq4 family protein, yielding MSYKYINEIASPENLQKFLEFVDLAAGVSQNVNNVWDIGDKLRDSHQMQLCLQAIKQDPASAKMLEEKYIGPTYDIENMLKMPKGSLGWTYGKVMSTLGHDPQFYRLRPSLEEDIDYIASRIRKTHDIHHMITGFSLDNLGELGVISVTVAQTRYPTFLLLDLLGLLMTFFTSDKLYSEELELTEKGKTLAYKFELLSAGIKMGQEAKPLFPVKWEEGFERPLDEWREELNIKPFVDGPFSWYSHPQLKAAIS
- a CDS encoding Uma2 family endonuclease; this encodes MTSVLLNDSFPLQLEKDDSEEKFITSGVTWQVYESFLTSLGNHSSYRVAYLSKTLEIMSPSRSHELDKKAIARLLEAYLEEKRIRFWGLGSTTLKREDKQAGKEPDECYCIATDKDIPDLAIEVVYTSGGIDTLEIYRRLGVLEVWFWQDRQFRIYCLQDDSYQQTSQSQLLPNLDLSLLAQYVIIDDPLQAITQWRKQIEVN